A genomic window from Gossypium hirsutum isolate 1008001.06 chromosome D10, Gossypium_hirsutum_v2.1, whole genome shotgun sequence includes:
- the LOC107915914 gene encoding uncharacterized protein — protein MASSTSRITFRIVIALLLLLALFYVGRPLYWKISATIHDIRHNKQTVQQGISQIMLEAQKSVGWFTDESDSGVHEKTSKQAASRRLLFRVL, from the exons ATGGCTTCCTCAACATCCAGGATCACCTTCCGCATAGTAATAGCGCTGCTCCTCCTCTTGGCCCTCTTCTACGTCGGCCGTCCTCTTTATTGGAAAATCTCTGCCACCATCCACGACATCCGCCACAACAAGCAAACTGTTCAACAAG GTATATCACAGATTATGCTAGAGGCCCAGAAATCTGTGGGGTGGTTTACTGATGAATCCGATTCTGGAGTCCATGAAAAAACCAGCAAGCAGGCGGCTTCAAGGAGATTACTTTTTAGGGTTTTATGA